A genomic stretch from Halorhodospira halophila SL1 includes:
- a CDS encoding class 1 fructose-bisphosphatase, translated as MHIGTTLTNYIIETQRNLPEATGEFTGLLNDISVACKRIADLVNKGDLVGMLGSADSENVQGETQKKLDVVTNEVFIEALTQNGHIAGLVSEEMDDIYTLPNPSQRGRYLLLCDPLDGSSNIDVNVSVGTIFSIVRAPQGSENPSAGDFLQHGTEQVAAGYCLYGPSTILVLAVKGQGVQMFTLNRDFGEFILTRKDVQIPEDTQEFAINVSNQRHWEEPVQRYIDECLQGKEGPRGQDFNMRWVASMVAEVHRILCRGGVFMYPLDAKIKAKGQNGRLRLMYEANPMSLIVEQAGGGATTGRQRILELDPSDIHERAPVVLGSRNEVERIARYHQEG; from the coding sequence ATGCACATCGGAACGACTCTGACCAACTACATCATCGAGACGCAACGCAACCTGCCTGAGGCCACCGGCGAGTTCACCGGCCTGCTCAACGATATCTCGGTGGCCTGCAAGCGCATCGCCGACCTGGTCAACAAGGGCGACCTGGTGGGCATGCTCGGCTCGGCCGACTCGGAGAACGTCCAGGGCGAGACCCAGAAGAAGCTCGACGTGGTGACCAACGAGGTCTTCATCGAGGCCCTGACCCAGAACGGCCATATCGCCGGCCTGGTTTCCGAGGAGATGGACGACATCTATACCCTGCCCAACCCGTCCCAGCGCGGCCGCTACCTGCTGCTCTGCGACCCGCTCGACGGCTCCTCGAACATCGACGTCAACGTCTCCGTGGGCACGATCTTCTCCATCGTCCGCGCGCCGCAGGGCAGCGAGAACCCCTCGGCCGGGGACTTCCTCCAGCACGGCACGGAGCAGGTGGCGGCCGGCTACTGCCTCTACGGCCCATCCACCATCCTGGTGCTCGCTGTCAAAGGCCAGGGCGTCCAGATGTTCACGCTCAACCGCGATTTCGGCGAGTTCATCCTCACCCGCAAGGACGTGCAGATCCCGGAAGATACCCAGGAATTCGCCATCAACGTCTCCAACCAGCGCCACTGGGAGGAGCCGGTCCAGCGCTACATCGACGAGTGCCTCCAGGGCAAGGAGGGGCCGCGGGGCCAAGACTTCAACATGCGCTGGGTGGCCTCGATGGTCGCCGAGGTGCACCGCATCCTCTGCCGGGGCGGCGTCTTCATGTACCCGCTCGACGCCAAGATCAAGGCCAAGGGGCAAAACGGCCGGCTGCGCCTGATGTACGAGGCCAATCCCATGAGCCTCATCGTCGAGCAGGCCGGCGGCGGCGCGACCACCGGCCGGCAGCGGATCCTTGAGCTCGATCCGAGCGACATCCACGAGCGGGCGCCGGTGGTCCTCGGCTCCAGGAACGAGGTCGAGCGGATCGCCCGCTACCATCAGGAGGGCTGA
- the hemF gene encoding oxygen-dependent coproporphyrinogen oxidase produces MTDAMPVDGIQRVHDWLLTWQERVCRFVEGWDGGGAFQADRWDRPGGGGGESRVLQGGRVIEQGGVNFSHVRGEALPEAATERRAELAGQPFEAVGVSLVLHPWNPYVPITHANLRLFVAGEPGRGAQWWFGGGFDLTPCYPFDDDCYHFHRCARAACAPFGETVYPVFKRWCDDYFRLPHRDEQRGIGGLFFDDLNDWGFETTFRFVQRVGRAFLDAYGPIIESRRDHAYGDREREFQLYRRGRYVEFNLLQDRGTRFGIQSEGRTESILMSLPPRVRWEYGYQPEPGSPEARLTEVYLIPRDWV; encoded by the coding sequence ATGACGGATGCGATGCCGGTCGACGGGATCCAGCGCGTCCACGACTGGCTGTTGACCTGGCAGGAGCGTGTCTGCCGGTTCGTTGAAGGTTGGGACGGTGGCGGTGCCTTCCAGGCGGATCGCTGGGACCGTCCTGGCGGGGGCGGCGGCGAGAGCCGTGTACTTCAAGGTGGTCGGGTGATCGAGCAGGGCGGTGTGAACTTCTCCCACGTCCGTGGTGAGGCGCTGCCCGAGGCGGCCACCGAGCGGCGGGCCGAGCTGGCCGGGCAGCCCTTCGAGGCGGTGGGCGTGTCCCTGGTGCTGCACCCGTGGAACCCGTACGTTCCGATCACCCACGCCAACCTGCGGTTGTTTGTGGCCGGTGAGCCGGGTCGCGGCGCCCAGTGGTGGTTCGGCGGCGGGTTCGATCTGACCCCTTGCTACCCCTTCGACGACGATTGTTACCATTTCCATCGCTGTGCCCGGGCGGCCTGCGCGCCGTTCGGAGAGACGGTCTATCCGGTGTTTAAACGCTGGTGTGACGACTACTTCCGCCTGCCCCACCGCGATGAGCAACGCGGCATCGGCGGGCTGTTCTTCGACGATCTCAACGACTGGGGGTTCGAGACGACCTTCCGGTTCGTCCAGAGGGTGGGGCGGGCCTTCCTCGATGCCTACGGCCCCATCATCGAGTCTCGCCGGGATCACGCCTACGGCGACCGCGAGCGGGAGTTCCAGCTCTACCGGCGCGGCCGGTATGTGGAGTTCAACCTCCTGCAGGATCGCGGGACCCGGTTCGGCATCCAGTCGGAGGGGCGGACCGAATCAATCCTGATGTCGCTGCCACCCCGGGTGCGCTGGGAGTACGGCTACCAGCCCGAGCCCGGCAGCCCGGAGGCCCGCCTGACCGAGGTGTATCTCATCCCCCGCGACTGGGTCTGA
- the rsmB gene encoding 16S rRNA (cytosine(967)-C(5))-methyltransferase RsmB codes for MSTPPRVAAVHVLERVLERGETLDEALEAQFSRVSERNRSLLQALVYGALRWLTRLEAQVATLTPRDDWRADPLLRGLLVIGAWEAQGLATPAHAAVSEAVDAARRLRRARAAGMVNAVLRKLHKATPPGPADEAARYALPPWLLDHLRRAWPEDWPAVAEAGNAHPPMTLRFDRNRISREACLQSLAEQEIPAHPGEVAPSAATLHAPVPVARLPGFAEGWLSVQDEAAQLAAPLLDPQPGDRVLDACAAPGGKTLHLLEHTPTAAVTALDRSSRRLRQVRDNLARGGYEAQCLAADAADPEAWWDGEPFQRILLDAPCTGSGVIRRHPDIKWLRGVDDPARMAAAQRHLLAALWRVLAPGGRLLYATCSIFPEENEQVVAGFLAEHADAKPGPLAPVGRCTGSGCQILPGEHGMDGFFYACLERSAA; via the coding sequence GTGAGTACCCCCCCGCGGGTCGCCGCGGTGCACGTCCTTGAACGGGTGCTGGAGCGCGGCGAGACCCTGGATGAGGCCCTGGAGGCCCAGTTTTCCCGGGTATCCGAGCGCAATCGGTCGTTGCTTCAGGCCCTGGTCTACGGCGCGCTGCGCTGGCTGACCCGGCTCGAGGCCCAGGTGGCGACCCTGACCCCGCGCGACGACTGGCGCGCCGATCCGCTGCTACGTGGTCTGCTGGTGATCGGGGCCTGGGAGGCCCAGGGGCTTGCCACCCCAGCCCATGCGGCGGTCTCCGAGGCCGTCGATGCGGCCCGACGGCTGCGTCGGGCGCGCGCGGCCGGCATGGTGAACGCGGTGCTGCGCAAGCTGCACAAGGCCACCCCACCCGGGCCGGCAGACGAAGCCGCCCGCTACGCCCTGCCGCCGTGGCTGCTGGACCATCTACGCCGCGCCTGGCCGGAGGATTGGCCGGCGGTGGCCGAGGCCGGGAACGCTCACCCGCCAATGACCCTGCGCTTCGACCGGAACCGCATCTCCCGCGAGGCGTGCCTGCAATCGCTGGCCGAGCAGGAGATCCCGGCGCACCCCGGCGAGGTCGCGCCGAGCGCCGCGACCCTCCATGCCCCGGTACCCGTGGCCCGCCTGCCCGGCTTCGCCGAGGGGTGGTTGTCGGTGCAGGATGAGGCCGCGCAGCTCGCCGCCCCGCTTCTCGACCCGCAACCCGGCGACCGGGTGCTCGATGCCTGTGCCGCACCGGGTGGTAAGACCCTGCACCTGCTCGAGCACACGCCGACGGCGGCGGTGACCGCCCTCGACCGTTCGTCACGCCGGCTGCGCCAGGTACGCGATAACCTCGCGCGTGGCGGCTACGAGGCCCAATGCCTGGCCGCCGATGCCGCCGACCCCGAAGCGTGGTGGGACGGTGAACCGTTTCAGCGCATCCTCCTCGACGCCCCGTGCACGGGCAGCGGCGTGATCCGCCGACACCCCGATATCAAGTGGCTGCGCGGGGTCGACGACCCGGCGCGCATGGCGGCGGCGCAGCGCCACCTGCTCGCCGCCCTGTGGCGCGTGCTGGCGCCGGGCGGGCGGTTGCTCTACGCCACCTGCTCGATCTTCCCCGAGGAGAACGAGCAGGTGGTGGCCGGTTTCCTGGCCGAGCACGCCGATGCCAAACCGGGGCCGTTGGCGCCGGTGGGCCGCTGCACCGGGTCCGGGTGCCAGATCCTGCCCGGCGAGCACGGGATGGATGGGTTCTTCTACGCCTGCCTCGAGCGGAGTGCCGCATGA
- the fmt gene encoding methionyl-tRNA formyltransferase → MAARIVFAGTPDFAVPGLDALVEAGVRPVAVFTQPDRPAGRGRRLTPPPVKRAAERHGLGVHQPERLGAEEAEQIRALAPDLMVVVAYGQILRRNVLDVPRFGCVNVHASLLPRWRGAAPIQRALLAGDEQTGVTLMQMDEGLDTGPMLARKATPISADETAGSLHDRLARIGADLLVAHLPEILAGAITPEPQPDDGVTYAAKLTNDESWLDPTEPAEQLERRVRALAPVPGARLQLGETPVRVLAARACAGRPEDRAGTVAAVGSGGIEVATGEGRLEITRLKPAGGREQTAADYLNGRRLVPGEPVQ, encoded by the coding sequence ATGGCGGCACGGATCGTCTTTGCCGGAACCCCGGATTTTGCGGTGCCCGGCCTCGATGCCCTGGTCGAGGCCGGGGTGAGGCCCGTGGCGGTCTTCACCCAGCCCGACCGGCCCGCCGGGCGAGGGCGGAGGCTGACCCCGCCGCCGGTCAAGCGGGCCGCCGAGCGCCACGGGCTGGGCGTTCACCAGCCCGAGCGCCTGGGGGCCGAAGAGGCGGAGCAGATCCGCGCGCTGGCGCCCGATCTGATGGTGGTGGTGGCCTACGGCCAGATCCTGCGGCGCAATGTGCTGGACGTACCGCGCTTTGGCTGCGTGAATGTCCACGCCTCGCTGCTGCCGCGCTGGCGGGGCGCGGCGCCGATCCAGCGCGCCCTGCTGGCCGGGGACGAGCAGACCGGTGTAACCCTCATGCAGATGGACGAGGGACTGGATACCGGGCCCATGCTTGCCCGCAAGGCGACCCCGATCAGTGCCGACGAAACCGCCGGGTCGCTCCACGACCGCCTGGCGCGCATCGGCGCCGACCTGCTGGTCGCCCACCTGCCCGAGATTCTGGCCGGGGCCATCACCCCGGAGCCTCAGCCGGACGACGGCGTGACCTACGCCGCCAAGCTGACCAACGACGAGAGCTGGCTCGATCCCACCGAGCCCGCGGAGCAACTGGAGCGGCGCGTGCGCGCCCTGGCCCCGGTCCCCGGAGCGCGGCTCCAGCTGGGCGAGACGCCGGTGCGGGTACTGGCGGCACGGGCCTGTGCGGGGCGGCCCGAGGATCGGGCCGGAACCGTGGCGGCGGTGGGCAGTGGCGGCATCGAGGTCGCTACCGGCGAGGGGCGTCTTGAGATCACCCGGCTGAAGCCCGCCGGTGGGCGGGAACAGACGGCTGCCGATTACCTCAACGGGCGCCGCCTGGTGCCGGGAGAGCCGGTTCAGTGA
- the def gene encoding peptide deformylase, whose product MALLDILVYPDPRLRERAEPVAEVDDAVRRLVDDMLETMYEARGIGLAATQVGDRRRVAVIDVSEERDEPLVLINPEILEATGEASGEEGCLSIPGYYDDVARATRVRYRALDRDAQPIEGEAEGTLAVCLQHEIDHLDGRLFIDYLSELKRKRVRKRMEKRERLSAAG is encoded by the coding sequence ATGGCCCTCCTCGATATCCTTGTCTATCCCGATCCCCGCCTCCGTGAGCGGGCCGAGCCCGTCGCCGAGGTGGACGACGCCGTCCGCCGCCTGGTGGACGACATGCTTGAGACCATGTACGAGGCCCGCGGCATCGGTCTGGCCGCCACGCAGGTGGGCGACCGCCGGCGGGTGGCGGTGATCGATGTGTCCGAGGAGCGTGACGAGCCGCTGGTGCTGATCAATCCGGAGATCCTCGAGGCCACCGGCGAGGCCAGCGGCGAGGAAGGCTGCCTGTCCATCCCGGGCTACTACGACGATGTGGCACGGGCCACCCGGGTGCGCTACCGCGCGCTGGACCGCGACGCCCAGCCCATCGAGGGCGAGGCCGAGGGGACGCTGGCCGTCTGCCTGCAGCACGAGATCGACCATCTGGACGGTCGACTGTTCATCGACTACCTCTCCGAGCTCAAGCGCAAGCGGGTGCGCAAGCGCATGGAGAAACGCGAGCGGCTCAGCGCGGCGGGCTGA
- the dprA gene encoding DNA-processing protein DprA — MRPALTARHGIGSFTKDGEHDMDDDTLYALALARVPGVGPRTWSRLMAAFGGPAAVFRAGRSALRSLGLSAATESGILAPDWNAARTDADWLDGPGPRHLLRLAQPGYPRRLAEIPDPPPLLFVTGDPTTLHRPQVAIVGSRHATASGRDLARNLAGGLARAGIATTSGLATGIDAAAHRGALEAGGTTLAVVGTEPDQVYPARHQRLHAEITASGAVLGELPPGSGPLAAHFPRRNRIVSGLSLGVVVIQAGRHSGSLITARLAAEQGREVFAVPGSIHDPLARGCHALLRDGAKLLESIDDILKEFPGTVCEAPVNAPSESTSPAADPDEARILEALGHDPLTLDTLQQRSGLTLDRLSSILLTMELKGLLTAVPGGRYQRRGPEG; from the coding sequence TTGCGCCCGGCCCTCACCGCCCGGCACGGTATCGGTTCCTTCACCAAGGACGGTGAGCACGACATGGACGACGACACCCTCTACGCCCTGGCCCTGGCACGGGTGCCGGGCGTGGGGCCACGCACCTGGTCCCGGCTGATGGCGGCCTTTGGCGGGCCGGCGGCGGTCTTCCGGGCCGGGCGCAGCGCCCTGCGCAGCCTCGGCCTCAGCGCCGCCACCGAGAGCGGAATCCTCGCCCCGGACTGGAATGCCGCCCGGACCGATGCCGACTGGCTGGATGGCCCCGGGCCGCGGCACCTGCTGCGCCTGGCGCAACCCGGGTATCCGCGCCGCCTGGCCGAGATCCCCGACCCGCCGCCGCTGCTGTTCGTGACCGGCGATCCGACCACCCTACACCGGCCGCAGGTAGCCATTGTCGGCAGCCGCCACGCCACCGCCAGCGGCCGGGATCTGGCCCGCAACCTGGCAGGCGGCCTGGCACGCGCCGGCATCGCCACCACCAGCGGTCTGGCAACCGGCATCGATGCGGCCGCCCACCGTGGCGCGCTGGAGGCCGGCGGCACCACGCTGGCCGTTGTCGGCACCGAGCCGGACCAGGTCTACCCCGCCCGGCACCAGCGCCTGCACGCCGAGATCACCGCCTCCGGGGCGGTGCTCGGTGAGCTGCCCCCGGGCAGCGGCCCCCTGGCCGCCCACTTCCCACGGCGCAACCGCATCGTCAGCGGTCTGTCGCTGGGGGTCGTGGTCATCCAGGCCGGTCGCCACAGCGGCTCGCTGATCACCGCCCGGCTCGCTGCCGAGCAGGGCCGCGAGGTCTTCGCCGTACCCGGGTCGATCCACGACCCCCTGGCCCGCGGGTGCCACGCACTTCTGCGCGACGGCGCCAAGCTGTTAGAATCGATCGACGATATCCTGAAAGAGTTCCCGGGGACGGTCTGTGAAGCGCCCGTCAACGCCCCCTCGGAGTCGACCAGTCCAGCCGCGGATCCGGACGAGGCGCGTATCCTCGAAGCCCTCGGCCACGATCCGCTCACCCTCGACACCCTCCAGCAGCGGTCTGGATTGACGCTCGATAGGCTTTCATCCATTCTGCTAACCATGGAGCTGAAGGGCCTGTTGACTGCGGTACCCGGGGGCCGGTACCAGCGGCGCGGGCCAGAGGGCTGA
- a CDS encoding DUF494 family protein — MKQNVFEVLMYLFENYLYNDEEPGDRDSLESELHEAGFSAMEIRKAFEWLDALADSRVLPAAPSGKSSIRLFGEPELARLDTETRGFILYLEQVGILTAESRELVLDRILALDDHEVDLDTVKWVILMVLFNRPGEEEAYNWMENLMFDVPTHLVH, encoded by the coding sequence ATGAAGCAGAACGTTTTCGAAGTGCTGATGTACCTGTTCGAGAACTACCTTTACAACGACGAGGAACCCGGCGATCGGGACTCGCTCGAGAGCGAACTCCACGAGGCCGGGTTCAGCGCGATGGAGATCCGCAAGGCCTTCGAGTGGCTCGATGCCCTCGCGGACTCCCGGGTGCTGCCGGCTGCACCGTCGGGCAAGTCGTCCATCCGGCTGTTCGGCGAGCCCGAGCTGGCACGCCTGGACACCGAGACCCGCGGGTTTATCCTCTACCTGGAGCAGGTGGGGATCCTCACGGCCGAGAGCCGTGAGCTGGTGCTCGACCGCATCCTGGCGCTGGACGACCACGAGGTGGACCTCGACACGGTCAAGTGGGTCATCCTGATGGTCCTGTTCAACCGCCCCGGCGAGGAAGAGGCGTACAACTGGATGGAGAACCTCATGTTCGACGTCCCGACGCACCTCGTCCACTGA
- a CDS encoding DNA topoisomerase I, with the protein MGKSLVIVESPAKARTINKYLGSDYEVMASYGHVRDLVPKEGAVDPSSGFAMKYAPIDKNQKHVDAIAKAARKADALYLATDPDREGEAISWHLVELLRDKGTLDDKPVYRVVFHEITKGAIQEAMNNPRDISEELVNAQQARRALDYLVGFNLSPLLWRKITSGLSAGRVQSPALRMICERETEIEQFEPQEYWSVEADAAKAQQPFMAKLSQLHGEKVRQFTITDETHAQEVDRTLREAARAQPDPARIGPTGDGETEVIGTLRVASVERKQRRRNPAAPFITSTLQQEASRKLGFTASRTMRIAQQLYEGIDVGEGSAVGLITYMRTDSVNLSGEAITEMRQAITDRYGADKLPGQAQVYKTRSKNAQEAHEAIRPTSASRHPDDVRAYLNEEQRKLYDLIWKRAVASQMKHATIHTVAVDLAADADARHLLRATGSTVADPGFMVVYREGNDEGKDDSGEKFLPELEEGEQVDLHAIRAEQHFTEPPPRYTEASLVRALEEYGIGRPSTYASIISTLQNRNYVEMDGKRFIPTDIGRTVNKFLTEHFDRYVDYDFTARLEDDLDAISRGEQDWVPVLEAFWEPFRERVEEKKNVSRQEAVQARELGTDPKTGKPVTVRIGRYGPFAQLGSRDDDEKPRFAGLRPGQSIDTITLDEALQLFKLPRDMGETDEGEDVQVSIGRFGPYVRYGKKFVSIPKDEDPYTITKERAHELVREKKQADANRIIHDFGDGIQILRGRYGPYITNGEKNAKVPKDREPDSLTHEECQDLIAKAPARKGRRGGAAKGGRGRSKATS; encoded by the coding sequence ATGGGTAAAAGCCTCGTCATCGTCGAGTCGCCTGCCAAGGCGCGCACGATCAACAAATACCTGGGTTCCGATTACGAGGTCATGGCCTCCTACGGCCATGTCCGCGACCTCGTCCCCAAGGAGGGGGCGGTGGATCCGTCCAGCGGCTTCGCCATGAAGTACGCACCCATCGACAAGAACCAGAAGCACGTCGATGCCATCGCCAAGGCGGCCCGCAAGGCCGACGCCCTCTACCTGGCCACTGACCCGGACCGCGAGGGTGAAGCCATCTCCTGGCACCTGGTGGAGCTGCTGCGCGACAAGGGCACCCTGGACGACAAACCGGTCTATCGGGTGGTCTTCCACGAGATCACCAAGGGCGCCATCCAGGAGGCGATGAACAACCCGCGGGACATCTCCGAGGAGCTGGTCAACGCCCAGCAGGCGCGCCGCGCCCTCGACTACCTGGTCGGCTTCAACCTCTCGCCCCTGCTCTGGCGCAAGATCACCAGCGGCCTCTCCGCGGGCCGGGTGCAGAGCCCCGCGCTGCGGATGATCTGCGAGCGCGAGACCGAGATCGAGCAGTTCGAGCCCCAGGAGTACTGGAGCGTCGAGGCCGATGCCGCCAAGGCGCAGCAGCCCTTCATGGCCAAGCTCTCGCAGCTCCACGGCGAGAAGGTCCGGCAGTTCACCATCACCGACGAGACCCATGCCCAGGAGGTCGACCGCACCCTGCGCGAGGCCGCGCGTGCCCAACCCGACCCCGCCCGGATCGGCCCCACCGGCGATGGCGAGACCGAGGTCATCGGCACGCTGCGGGTCGCCTCGGTGGAGCGCAAGCAACGCCGGCGCAACCCGGCAGCGCCATTCATCACCTCGACCCTGCAGCAGGAGGCCTCGCGCAAGCTCGGCTTCACCGCCAGCCGGACCATGCGCATCGCCCAGCAGCTCTACGAGGGCATCGACGTCGGCGAAGGCAGTGCCGTCGGTCTGATCACCTACATGCGAACCGACTCGGTGAACCTCTCCGGCGAGGCGATCACTGAGATGCGCCAGGCCATCACCGACCGCTACGGCGCCGACAAGCTCCCGGGCCAGGCCCAGGTCTACAAGACCCGCTCGAAGAACGCCCAGGAGGCCCACGAGGCCATCCGGCCCACCTCGGCGTCGCGCCACCCGGACGATGTCCGCGCCTACCTCAACGAGGAGCAGCGCAAGCTCTACGATCTCATCTGGAAGCGCGCCGTCGCCTCACAGATGAAGCACGCCACCATCCACACGGTGGCCGTCGATCTGGCCGCCGACGCCGACGCCCGCCATCTGCTGCGGGCCACCGGCTCCACGGTGGCCGACCCGGGCTTCATGGTCGTCTACCGCGAGGGCAACGACGAGGGCAAAGACGACTCCGGCGAGAAGTTCCTGCCCGAACTCGAGGAGGGCGAGCAGGTGGACCTGCACGCCATCCGCGCCGAACAGCACTTCACCGAGCCGCCGCCGCGCTACACCGAGGCGAGCCTGGTCCGCGCCCTGGAGGAGTACGGCATCGGCCGGCCGTCGACCTACGCCTCGATCATCTCCACGCTGCAGAACCGCAACTATGTGGAGATGGACGGCAAACGCTTCATCCCCACCGACATCGGGCGCACAGTCAACAAGTTCCTGACCGAGCACTTCGATCGGTACGTGGACTACGACTTCACCGCCCGACTCGAGGACGACCTAGACGCCATCTCCCGCGGCGAGCAGGACTGGGTCCCGGTCCTGGAAGCGTTCTGGGAGCCCTTCCGGGAGCGGGTTGAGGAGAAGAAGAACGTCTCGCGCCAGGAGGCGGTCCAGGCGCGGGAACTGGGCACGGACCCGAAGACCGGCAAGCCGGTGACGGTGCGCATCGGTCGCTACGGCCCCTTCGCCCAGCTCGGCTCCCGCGACGACGACGAGAAGCCGCGTTTTGCCGGCCTGCGCCCGGGACAGAGCATCGACACCATCACCCTCGACGAGGCCCTGCAGCTGTTCAAGCTGCCGCGGGACATGGGCGAGACCGACGAGGGCGAAGACGTCCAGGTCAGCATCGGGCGCTTTGGCCCCTACGTGCGCTACGGCAAGAAGTTCGTCTCCATCCCCAAGGACGAGGACCCGTACACCATCACCAAGGAACGGGCCCACGAACTGGTGCGGGAGAAGAAACAGGCCGACGCCAACCGGATCATCCACGACTTCGGCGACGGCATTCAGATCCTGCGCGGACGCTACGGGCCGTACATCACCAACGGCGAGAAGAACGCCAAGGTGCCCAAGGACCGGGAGCCGGACTCGCTCACCCATGAGGAGTGCCAGGACCTGATCGCCAAGGCGCCGGCGCGCAAGGGGCGCCGCGGCGGGGCGGCCAAGGGTGGCCGCGGCCGCAGCAAGGCCACTAGCTGA
- the tsaD gene encoding tRNA (adenosine(37)-N6)-threonylcarbamoyltransferase complex transferase subunit TsaD yields MRVLGIESSCDETAAAVYCGRDGLLAHAVHSQVADHAAYGGVVPELASRDHVRKLPGLVGGVLRDAGLTPADLDGVAWTRGPGLPGALMVGAGFARTFAWARGLPAVGVHHMEGHLLAPLLEPDPPAMPLVALLVSGGHTMLVQVADFGRYRVLGESVDDAAGEAFDKTARLLGLPYPGGPAIARLAVEGTPGAVRLPRPMTDRPGLDFSFSGLKTAVLHAVEAAGNDQQARADIAHGFQEAVVDTLVIKCRRAIEQTGAGRLVVSGGVGANARLRERLDEVGRASGFTAHYPRLELCTDNAAMIAYAGLRRLEAGYRDDLDFSVRPRWPLAELS; encoded by the coding sequence GTGCGTGTACTAGGCATCGAGAGTTCCTGTGACGAGACCGCGGCCGCCGTCTACTGTGGTCGTGATGGCCTGTTGGCCCACGCGGTGCACAGTCAGGTGGCCGATCACGCCGCTTACGGCGGCGTGGTGCCGGAGCTGGCCTCACGGGATCACGTGCGCAAGCTGCCCGGTCTGGTCGGTGGGGTGTTGCGGGATGCCGGCCTGACGCCGGCAGATCTCGACGGCGTCGCCTGGACCCGCGGCCCAGGGCTCCCCGGGGCCTTGATGGTCGGGGCCGGGTTCGCGCGCACCTTCGCCTGGGCGCGGGGGCTGCCGGCGGTCGGGGTGCACCACATGGAGGGGCACCTGCTGGCGCCCCTGCTCGAGCCCGACCCGCCGGCCATGCCCCTGGTGGCCCTGCTGGTCTCCGGCGGGCATACGATGCTGGTGCAGGTGGCCGACTTCGGCCGCTACCGGGTCCTGGGGGAGTCGGTGGATGACGCCGCCGGCGAGGCCTTCGACAAGACGGCTCGGCTGCTGGGGCTGCCGTACCCGGGGGGGCCGGCCATCGCCCGCCTCGCCGTCGAGGGAACACCGGGGGCGGTGCGCCTGCCGCGGCCGATGACCGACCGGCCGGGGCTGGACTTCAGCTTCAGCGGCCTGAAGACGGCGGTCCTCCACGCCGTCGAGGCGGCGGGGAACGATCAGCAGGCCCGGGCGGACATCGCCCACGGATTCCAGGAGGCGGTGGTGGATACCCTGGTGATCAAGTGCCGGCGTGCCATCGAGCAGACGGGCGCGGGCCGGCTCGTGGTCTCCGGCGGGGTGGGCGCCAACGCCCGGTTGCGCGAACGCCTGGATGAGGTGGGGCGGGCGAGCGGCTTCACCGCCCACTACCCGCGCCTGGAGCTGTGTACCGACAACGCTGCGATGATCGCCTACGCCGGCCTGCGTCGGCTGGAGGCGGGCTACCGCGACGATCTCGACTTCAGCGTACGCCCCCGCTGGCCGTTGGCCGAGCTCAGCTAG
- a CDS encoding L-threonylcarbamoyladenylate synthase produces the protein MNECPPGTRPFRVRHAAAELRQGGVVAYPTEAVWGLGCDPRNADAVARLLALKGRPERQGLILIAAESRQLARYLAPLPAEWAETIQASWPGPMTWVLPASTRAPRWVSGGRDTLAVRVTAHPVAAALCSAFGGALVSTSANPSARRPARSVAEVRRYFGTRIDALVPGRLGGLERPTPIRDGRSGAYLRR, from the coding sequence ATGAACGAGTGCCCGCCCGGTACCCGTCCATTCCGGGTCCGGCACGCCGCTGCGGAGCTGCGCCAGGGCGGCGTGGTGGCCTATCCCACCGAGGCGGTCTGGGGGCTGGGCTGCGATCCGCGCAACGCCGACGCCGTGGCGCGCCTGCTGGCGCTGAAGGGGCGACCGGAACGCCAGGGGCTGATCCTGATTGCCGCCGAGTCGCGACAACTCGCCCGGTACCTGGCACCGTTACCGGCGGAGTGGGCGGAGACGATCCAGGCCAGTTGGCCGGGGCCGATGACCTGGGTGCTCCCGGCGTCGACGCGGGCCCCGCGCTGGGTCAGTGGCGGGCGCGACACGCTGGCCGTGCGGGTGACCGCGCACCCGGTGGCAGCCGCCTTGTGCAGCGCCTTCGGGGGGGCGCTGGTCTCCACCAGTGCCAACCCCTCGGCCCGGCGGCCGGCTCGCAGCGTTGCGGAGGTGCGGCGCTACTTCGGCACGCGGATCGACGCGCTGGTACCCGGGCGCCTGGGCGGGCTGGAGCGGCCGACCCCGATCCGGGACGGACGCAGTGGGGCCTACCTGAGACGATGA